One part of the Dermacentor andersoni chromosome 2, qqDerAnde1_hic_scaffold, whole genome shotgun sequence genome encodes these proteins:
- the LOC126539916 gene encoding ipis-1-like, giving the protein MLSQTYCDALLKFTIRMYQLLQSKNTQNENVVCSAFSVACALAMLAGGAGDSTSKQIFALLSLKASKDRIREHFSNLLTMLSGCAPDATFFVANRLYSDKRFPVQSGYVVLLQSSYGATLKSVDFSSGHELVRCEANAWISEQTASKVRDVLRPGSVDSRTVLVHINAIAFKSFWQFPFRSINTIPQDFRLDYKTNVRVNMMFLDHSFKIGHSEELGARALEIPYRGQKASMVLLLPDEVEGLFCLEESMTSARISALLANMKLVQDVEVSLPKFKLDYTLPLKETLKDLGVKDLFTPGKADLSGMFESGRPAVSELIHKAAVEVLEEGTEPAADTAAVIESSGAIAAQAVRFVVDHPFMFLIKSNEPEVILFMGSVRKL; this is encoded by the coding sequence ATGCTGTCTCAAACGTATTGTGATGCGCTGCTCAAGTTTACGATACGCATGTACCAGCTTCTGCAGTCGAAGAACACGCAGAACGAGAACGTTGTGTGCTCGGCTTTCAGCGTAGCCTGCGCACTTGCAATGCTTGCCGGCGGAGCGGGCGACAGCACATCTAAGCAAATATTTGCCCTGTTAAGCCTCAAGGCGAGCAAGGACCGGATTCGCGAGCATTTTTCCAACTTGCTGACCATGCTGTCCGGCTGCGCTCCTGATGCCACGTTCTTCGTGGCTAACCGGTTATACAGTGACAAGCGATTTCCAGTCCAGAGCGGCTACGTGGTCCTCCTGCAATCCTCATATGGAGCGACGTTAAAGTCCGTTGACTTCTCTAGTGGCCACGAGTTGGTTCGATGCGAAGCCAATGCCTGGATCTCGGAGCAAACGGCATCCAAGGTGCGAGACGTGCTTCGTCCCGGCAGCGTGGACTCGCGCACTGTGCTGGTCCACATCAATGCCATCGCCTTCAAGAGCTTTTGGCAATTCCCTTTCCGTTCAATTAACACAATACCTCAGGACTTCCGCCTAGACTATAAGACCAACGTGCGAGTGAACATGATGTTCTTGGACCACAGTTTCAAAATAGGCCATTCAGAGGAGCTGGGCGCAAGGGCCTTGGAGATACCATACAGAGGTCAAAAGGCATCAATGGTACTCCTATTACCTGACGAGGTTGAAGGACTGTTCTGCCTAGAAGAGTCCATGACTTCGGCTAGGATCTCCGCGCTCCTAGCAAACATGAAGTTGGTGCAAGACGTGGAAGTCAGCCTTCCCAAATTCAAGCTGGACTACACGCTGCCTCTCAAGGAGACGTTAAAAGATCTCGGTGTGAAGGATCTGTTCACACCGGGCAAAGCGGACCTGTCCGGTATGTTCGAGAGTGGTCGGCCGGCGGTTTCGGAACTCATCCACAAGGCGGCCGTCGAAGTTCTCGAAGAAGGCACCGAACCCGCGGCCGACACGGCAGCAGTGATTGAGTCTTCCGGAGCAATCGCTGCGCAGGCTGTGCGATTTGTCGTGGATCATCCTTTTATGTTTCTGATCAAGAGCAATGAACCTGAAGTCATCCTCTTTATGGGCTCAGTGAGGAAGCTGTGA